A stretch of Arthrobacter sp. NEB 688 DNA encodes these proteins:
- a CDS encoding DUF4304 domain-containing protein: MTVKDAVRVALRAYMGPSARAAGFKGSAPTWRRINDAGDVALANVQMSPWGDRDQTSCYINLSVAPAPWLEFSSRRRPLPKSLSESYGLYRERLDTRWDIRSPASAESAVLDMVARLDRDGWPRLNALLNRPTFLSQLRDDGLGEIKQKDGFEAYFARAEAILLSDAGPSPELDALLERMTADLDPKIRESWQGAADWIRERALSRSEHDEATPAAARHC; the protein is encoded by the coding sequence ATGACGGTGAAGGACGCTGTGCGGGTTGCGCTCCGTGCCTACATGGGCCCCTCGGCACGCGCGGCAGGCTTCAAAGGCTCTGCGCCGACCTGGCGGCGCATCAACGATGCCGGCGACGTCGCCCTCGCCAACGTCCAGATGTCCCCGTGGGGCGACCGCGACCAGACCAGCTGCTACATCAACCTCTCCGTCGCGCCGGCCCCGTGGCTGGAGTTCTCCAGCCGGCGTCGCCCCCTGCCCAAGTCGCTCTCTGAGTCGTACGGCCTGTATCGCGAGAGGCTGGACACCCGCTGGGACATCCGGTCCCCTGCATCGGCCGAGTCGGCAGTCCTGGACATGGTCGCGCGCCTTGATCGCGACGGCTGGCCGCGCCTGAACGCACTCCTGAACCGCCCGACATTCCTGAGCCAGCTACGCGACGACGGGCTGGGCGAGATCAAGCAGAAGGACGGCTTTGAGGCCTACTTCGCCAGGGCCGAGGCCATCCTGCTATCTGACGCGGGACCCAGCCCGGAACTCGATGCGCTTCTCGAACGCATGACGGCCGACCTCGACCCGAAGATCCGTGAGTCCTGGCAAGGGGCTGCAGATTGGATCCGAGAACGCGCCCTTTCGCGGTCCGAGCACGACGAGGCGACGCCAGCAGCGGCCCGTCACTGCTGA